From a region of the Actinomycetota bacterium genome:
- a CDS encoding DUF1931 family protein, translating to MTVASRVKDHVKSADLRSDGNLPDAVNGHVQAILVEAIERARANGRSTVRPYDLPVIR from the coding sequence CTGACCGTCGCCAGCCGGGTCAAGGACCACGTCAAGAGCGCCGACCTGCGCAGCGACGGCAACTTGCCCGACGCCGTCAACGGCCACGTGCAGGCCATCCTGGTGGAAGCGATCGAGCGGGCCAGAGCCAACGGCCGCTCCACCGTCCGCCCCTACGACCTGCCGGTGATCCGCTAG
- a CDS encoding shikimate kinase: protein MTRNLVLFGMMGAGKSTVARLVAARLGRAMVETDAHVERAAGRPIAEIFATAGEAAFRRLERDAVAGAARRTDQVVSVGGGAVLDDTNVATLRATGVLVLLDTPPDTLTARLIRDADHRPLLHTPDLAGRVAELAAARGPRYAHVADHVVDATAAPADVAAAVVAWAADQPDVLADHERAKATP from the coding sequence ATGACCCGCAACCTCGTGCTCTTCGGGATGATGGGCGCCGGGAAATCCACCGTTGCCCGGCTGGTCGCCGCCCGCCTGGGGCGGGCCATGGTCGAGACCGACGCCCACGTCGAGCGCGCCGCCGGACGGCCGATCGCTGAGATCTTCGCCACCGCCGGCGAGGCCGCCTTCCGCCGTCTCGAACGCGACGCGGTCGCGGGAGCGGCTCGCCGCACCGACCAGGTCGTCAGCGTCGGTGGGGGAGCGGTCCTCGACGACACCAACGTCGCCACGCTCCGCGCCACCGGCGTGCTGGTGCTCCTCGACACCCCGCCCGACACGCTCACCGCCCGCCTGATCCGCGACGCCGATCACCGGCCGCTGCTGCACACCCCCGACCTGGCCGGGCGGGTGGCCGAGCTGGCCGCAGCCCGCGGCCCGCGCTACGCCCACGTCGCCGACCACGTCGTCGACGCCACCGCCGCGCCCGCCGACGTCGCCGCCGCCGTCGTCGCCTGGGCGGCCGACCAGCCCGACGTCCTCGCCGACCACGAGCGCGCCAAGGCCACCCCGTGA
- a CDS encoding PstS family phosphate ABC transporter substrate-binding protein produces MRSWRMAAVLAVVALFAAACGNPRDGVSSGRADGANSGDDADRANGGGNGLSGSIEIDGSSTVGPLTDAIAEEYAQQEPDVTVNLSISGSGGGFERFCNVGDTQISNASRPIKQEEADACAENGIEFIEVRVGTDALTMVTNNETDWLECLTTDEIVTFWGPEAADNWSDVNREFPDQDITIFAPGTDSGTYDFFNETVLEPNDIAEPRQDFNASEDDNIIVQGVQGTPGSWGFFGFAYFQQNEDAVRAIAYDAGDGCVQPSMETAQDDSYKLTRPLFIYVKESALDDEHVADFVTFYLDTVNEVIEDVGYIPAPEEVIADAKQKVEEAIASAG; encoded by the coding sequence GTGAGAAGTTGGCGTATGGCAGCAGTGCTGGCCGTGGTGGCGCTCTTCGCGGCCGCCTGTGGCAACCCACGCGACGGCGTCTCATCCGGTCGCGCAGACGGCGCGAACAGTGGCGATGACGCAGACAGGGCCAACGGTGGTGGCAACGGGCTTTCGGGATCCATCGAGATCGACGGCTCCTCGACCGTCGGCCCGTTGACCGACGCGATAGCGGAGGAGTACGCACAGCAGGAGCCCGACGTCACCGTGAACCTGTCGATCTCGGGCAGCGGTGGAGGGTTCGAACGCTTCTGCAACGTGGGGGATACCCAGATCTCGAACGCCTCTCGTCCCATCAAGCAGGAGGAGGCCGACGCCTGCGCGGAGAACGGCATCGAGTTCATCGAGGTCCGTGTGGGCACTGACGCCCTGACTATGGTCACCAACAACGAGACCGACTGGCTCGAGTGCCTCACGACCGACGAGATCGTGACCTTCTGGGGGCCGGAGGCGGCGGACAACTGGAGCGACGTCAACCGGGAGTTCCCGGACCAGGACATCACCATCTTCGCGCCGGGGACCGATTCGGGGACCTACGACTTCTTCAACGAGACCGTGCTCGAGCCCAACGACATCGCCGAGCCCCGGCAGGACTTCAACGCCTCCGAGGACGACAACATCATCGTCCAGGGGGTGCAGGGGACGCCAGGGTCGTGGGGGTTCTTCGGGTTCGCCTACTTCCAGCAGAATGAGGACGCCGTCCGAGCGATCGCGTACGACGCCGGTGACGGGTGTGTGCAGCCGAGCATGGAGACCGCTCAGGACGACTCCTACAAGCTGACCCGGCCACTGTTCATCTACGTCAAGGAATCGGCGTTGGACGACGAGCACGTCGCGGACTTCGTCACCTTCTACCTCGACACGGTGAACGAGGTCATCGAGGACGTCGGTTACATCCCCGCGCCGGAGGAGGTGATCGCCGACGCGAAGCAGAAGGTGGAGGAGGCCATCGCCTCGGCTGGCTGA
- the aroB gene encoding 3-dehydroquinate synthase — protein sequence MTATVRVDLGARGYDVSVGRAILHEVGAVATGLDGARRAVIVTQPRVARHYADPVRAALAGAGLEVHTAVVDDGEQAKSLATLGRLYTELARLPLGRRDVVVALGGGVVGDLAGFLAATWHRGVAVIQVPTTLLAQVDAAVGGKTAINLTEGKNLVGAFHQPVAVVADVATLATLPPRELAAGLAEVAKYGLIRDPTILELLEADPDAALAGDPDLLGELVRRSVAVKAAVVAADEREADERAHLNLGHTYGHAVEAVTGYRRYLHGEAVALGTCVALRLGCLLDLTPRQLVDRAEAVLDRLGLPTRAPQLDRAAVWAAMGRDKKAVGGPRLDEIVGDAAQEGRGGVTFVLLEGLARCTLRTPPAGAVDAAIDEIEARRT from the coding sequence GTGACGGCCACCGTCCGCGTCGACCTCGGGGCGCGCGGCTACGACGTGTCGGTCGGCCGCGCGATCCTGCACGAGGTCGGGGCGGTCGCCACCGGGCTGGACGGCGCCCGCCGCGCCGTGATCGTCACCCAACCCCGCGTCGCCCGCCACTACGCCGACCCGGTCCGTGCGGCGCTGGCCGGCGCCGGGCTGGAGGTCCACACGGCCGTCGTCGACGACGGCGAGCAGGCCAAGTCGCTGGCCACGCTCGGCCGGCTGTACACAGAGCTCGCCCGTCTGCCGCTGGGTCGCCGCGACGTGGTCGTCGCGCTGGGCGGCGGCGTGGTCGGTGACCTCGCCGGGTTCCTGGCTGCGACCTGGCACCGCGGCGTCGCGGTGATCCAGGTCCCCACCACGCTGCTCGCGCAGGTCGACGCGGCCGTCGGCGGGAAGACCGCCATCAACCTCACCGAAGGCAAGAACCTGGTCGGCGCGTTCCACCAGCCGGTCGCGGTCGTCGCGGACGTCGCCACCCTGGCGACGCTGCCCCCGCGGGAGCTGGCGGCCGGCCTGGCCGAGGTGGCCAAGTACGGGCTGATCCGCGACCCCACCATCCTCGAGCTCCTCGAAGCCGACCCCGACGCTGCCCTGGCCGGGGACCCCGACCTGCTGGGCGAACTCGTCCGCCGCTCCGTCGCGGTGAAGGCTGCCGTGGTCGCCGCCGACGAACGCGAGGCCGACGAACGCGCCCACCTCAACCTCGGCCACACCTACGGTCACGCGGTCGAGGCGGTCACCGGCTACCGCCGCTACCTGCACGGCGAGGCGGTGGCGCTGGGGACCTGCGTTGCGCTGCGCCTCGGGTGCCTGCTCGACCTCACCCCGCGCCAGCTCGTCGACCGCGCCGAGGCGGTCCTGGACCGCCTGGGCCTGCCGACGCGCGCCCCGCAGCTGGACCGCGCCGCGGTGTGGGCGGCGATGGGACGCGACAAGAAAGCGGTCGGCGGTCCCCGCCTCGACGAGATCGTCGGGGACGCGGCCCAAGAGGGCCGCGGCGGGGTCACCTTCGTCCTGCTGGAGGGGCTGGCCCGCTGCACCTTGCGGACGCCACCCGCCGGGGCGGTCGACGCCGCCATCGACGAGATCGAGGCGCGCCGGACGTGA
- the nusB gene encoding transcription antitermination factor NusB, with the protein MAHDRRPTLSRHEARRRAVEVLYEADVLRRSIPETLQRAARDPHAGPLDVFARELVTGVAEHLPDIDAVIGRHARGWTVARMPVVDRNILRLGVHELLDRDDTPPAVVIDEAVELAKSLSTDDSPRYVNGVLSAVLREVGGDDRG; encoded by the coding sequence GTGGCGCATGACCGCCGCCCGACCCTCTCCCGGCACGAGGCTCGTCGCCGCGCCGTCGAGGTCCTCTACGAAGCCGACGTGCTGCGGCGCAGCATCCCCGAGACGCTCCAGCGCGCCGCACGCGACCCGCACGCCGGGCCATTGGACGTCTTCGCCCGCGAGCTGGTCACCGGCGTCGCCGAGCACCTGCCCGACATCGACGCGGTGATCGGCCGCCACGCGCGGGGCTGGACGGTGGCGCGCATGCCGGTCGTCGACCGCAACATCCTGCGTCTCGGTGTCCACGAGCTTCTCGACCGCGACGACACCCCGCCGGCGGTCGTGATCGACGAGGCGGTGGAGCTGGCCAAGTCGCTGTCGACGGACGACTCGCCGCGGTACGTCAACGGCGTCCTGTCGGCCGTGCTGCGAGAGGTCGGTGGCGACGACCGGGGGTGA
- the menC gene encoding o-succinylbenzoate synthase encodes MKLTAVELRRVRMPLVAPFRTSFGTQTERDVLLVRAFGDDGEEGWGECIAPSAPVYSSEYVDGAAEVIRRFLLPPLFDLAELTAAQVAPAVGATVGHQMAKAALEMAVLDAEVRAAGRSFADALGAVRDAVECGVAVGIMPSMPALLDAVDDYLARGYRRIKLKITPGWDVEPVAAVRERFGDDVPLQVDANSAYSLVDIARLEELDRFGLLLIEQPFGQEQLRAHAELARRIRTPVCLDESVTSAQAAVEAIALGACQVVNVKAGRVGGYLEARRVHNVCAAAGVPVWCGGMLETGLGRAANVALAALPNFTLPGDTSASDRYFHEDLTEPFVLQDGCLRVPTGPGLGVAPLPERLAATTTAVETIRSC; translated from the coding sequence GTGAAGCTCACTGCGGTCGAGCTGCGCCGTGTTCGGATGCCGCTGGTCGCGCCGTTCCGGACATCGTTCGGGACCCAGACCGAGCGGGACGTGCTACTGGTCCGGGCGTTCGGCGACGACGGCGAAGAGGGGTGGGGTGAGTGCATCGCCCCGTCGGCTCCCGTCTACTCCAGCGAGTACGTCGACGGCGCCGCCGAAGTGATCCGCCGGTTCCTGCTCCCTCCGCTGTTCGACCTCGCCGAGCTGACCGCTGCGCAGGTGGCCCCCGCGGTCGGTGCCACCGTCGGCCACCAGATGGCCAAAGCCGCGCTCGAGATGGCCGTGCTCGACGCCGAAGTGCGCGCCGCCGGGAGATCGTTCGCCGACGCGCTCGGGGCCGTCCGCGACGCCGTCGAGTGCGGTGTGGCCGTCGGGATCATGCCGTCGATGCCCGCACTCCTCGACGCGGTCGACGACTACCTGGCACGCGGCTACCGGCGCATCAAGCTCAAGATCACACCCGGGTGGGACGTCGAGCCGGTCGCTGCGGTCCGCGAGCGCTTCGGCGACGACGTGCCGTTGCAGGTCGACGCCAACAGCGCCTACAGCCTGGTCGACATCGCGCGGCTGGAGGAACTCGACCGCTTCGGCCTGCTGCTGATCGAGCAACCGTTCGGACAGGAGCAGCTGCGCGCCCACGCGGAGCTCGCGCGCCGTATCCGCACGCCAGTGTGCCTGGACGAGTCGGTGACCTCCGCCCAGGCTGCGGTGGAAGCCATCGCGCTCGGCGCCTGCCAGGTCGTCAACGTGAAAGCTGGCCGTGTCGGTGGCTACCTCGAGGCCCGGCGCGTGCACAACGTCTGCGCGGCGGCGGGCGTGCCGGTGTGGTGCGGGGGCATGCTCGAGACCGGGCTGGGGCGGGCGGCGAACGTCGCGCTCGCGGCCCTGCCGAACTTCACGCTCCCCGGTGACACTTCTGCCTCGGACCGCTATTTCCACGAGGACCTCACCGAACCGTTCGTCCTCCAGGACGGCTGCCTGCGCGTCCCCACAGGGCCCGGGCTGGGCGTGGCCCCACTCCCGGAGCGCCTGGCGGCGACGACCACGGCCGTGGAGACGATCCGCTCCTGCTAG
- the pstA gene encoding phosphate ABC transporter permease PstA → MGLSTPGRTAAGAVQDLRRPRGRTLKEQVFHVVLSGATIVGLVVLTVLLVDVFADGFGRLRLDFLTSYSSRHPERTGIRTGLTGTLSLMVLTAVIAFPIGVGAAIYLEEFAPDNWFTRVMQVNIANLAGVPSIVYGLLAAAVFVYLLEFGRSLLSGAMALSLLILPVIIVAGREAIRAVPRTIREAGLALGATPWQVTYRQVLPVALPGILTGTILALSRAIGEAAPILVAGAVFSRRADNEPWNLLEPFGALPIQIFDFVKRPQAGFEIEAAAAGIIVLLTALLLMNAVAIVLRNRYSSQL, encoded by the coding sequence ATGGGCCTGTCCACACCGGGTCGAACGGCTGCCGGAGCGGTGCAGGATCTTCGACGACCGCGCGGGCGCACCTTGAAGGAGCAGGTGTTCCATGTGGTGCTGTCCGGGGCGACGATCGTCGGTCTGGTGGTGCTGACGGTGTTGCTGGTGGACGTGTTCGCCGACGGCTTCGGGCGGCTTCGTCTCGACTTCCTCACGAGCTACTCGAGCCGTCATCCGGAACGGACCGGCATCCGGACAGGACTGACCGGCACGCTGTCGCTGATGGTGCTGACCGCGGTGATCGCCTTCCCGATCGGGGTGGGGGCGGCGATCTACCTGGAGGAGTTCGCGCCGGACAACTGGTTCACGCGGGTGATGCAGGTCAACATCGCCAACTTGGCTGGCGTCCCGTCGATCGTCTACGGGCTGTTGGCGGCGGCGGTGTTCGTGTACCTGCTGGAGTTCGGACGCAGCCTCTTGAGCGGCGCCATGGCGCTGTCGCTGCTGATCCTGCCGGTCATCATCGTGGCTGGGCGGGAGGCGATCCGTGCGGTGCCCAGGACGATCCGAGAGGCGGGCCTCGCGTTGGGAGCGACACCGTGGCAGGTGACCTACAGGCAGGTGCTGCCGGTCGCCCTCCCCGGAATCCTGACGGGGACCATCCTCGCACTGTCCCGCGCCATCGGTGAGGCGGCCCCGATCCTGGTAGCCGGCGCGGTCTTCAGCCGCCGTGCGGACAACGAGCCCTGGAATCTCCTGGAACCCTTCGGGGCGCTCCCGATCCAGATCTTCGACTTCGTGAAGCGACCCCAGGCGGGGTTCGAGATCGAGGCCGCGGCTGCCGGGATCATCGTGCTGCTGACGGCGCTGTTGCTGATGAACGCGGTCGCCATCGTCCTCCGCAACCGTTACTCGAGCCAGCTGTGA
- a CDS encoding PhoX family protein produces the protein MTDTSSRPAPTGGQIDRRSFLKTSALAVGSTAMAGSLLQGLMARAALAADGRPVRAAGPTSGGYGRLRPTAPEMPVQRYPRVNWLALPDGFQYVVFGLAGDALSDHNPTPKAHDGMAAFPAGRGKVRLVRNHEVRDPLGSLPPIGDNAYDPTAPSGTTTLEIDVSREIPRLERDWVSLSGTYVNCAGGPAPDGAWVSCEETVAEGVEPHGYAFRVPSGANRPTDPTPLTHLGRFVHEAVAFDPRTGIIHLTEDSGKTSGFYRYVAPLGGDYTRPGGRLEMLAVKGRPKYATYRGQKVGRSLTVAWVPVEDPAPDNADSESVFNQGWELGGAAFARLEGAWWGNGEIYFNSTSGGEADNGQVWAYRPAGGSDGQLTLLFESPGAAVLDSPDNITVSPRGGIVLCEDGGGDQYLRGLTRDGRIFDLAVNLVDGSEWAGATFSPDGRILFVNTQGTTRGPIPAGPANIGRTYAIWGPWARGAL, from the coding sequence ATGACCGACACCTCGTCGCGACCCGCCCCCACCGGGGGGCAGATCGATCGCCGCAGCTTCCTCAAGACCAGTGCCCTCGCCGTCGGCTCGACCGCGATGGCTGGCAGCCTCCTCCAAGGCCTGATGGCCCGAGCGGCGCTCGCAGCTGACGGCCGGCCCGTCCGCGCCGCCGGCCCCACGTCCGGCGGCTACGGCCGGCTGCGCCCGACGGCACCCGAGATGCCCGTCCAGCGCTACCCCCGCGTGAACTGGCTCGCGCTGCCGGACGGCTTCCAGTACGTCGTCTTCGGTCTCGCCGGCGATGCGTTGTCCGACCACAACCCGACGCCGAAGGCCCACGACGGGATGGCGGCGTTCCCCGCCGGCCGCGGCAAGGTGCGGCTCGTCCGCAACCATGAAGTCCGCGACCCCCTCGGGAGTCTGCCCCCCATCGGCGACAACGCCTACGACCCGACCGCCCCGTCCGGCACGACCACCCTCGAGATCGACGTCAGCCGCGAGATCCCGCGCCTCGAGCGCGACTGGGTAAGCCTCAGCGGCACCTACGTCAACTGCGCCGGCGGGCCGGCGCCCGACGGCGCCTGGGTCAGCTGCGAGGAGACCGTCGCCGAAGGCGTCGAGCCGCACGGGTACGCGTTCCGTGTTCCATCCGGCGCCAACCGGCCCACCGACCCCACCCCGCTGACCCACCTCGGCCGGTTCGTGCACGAGGCGGTGGCGTTCGACCCCCGCACCGGGATCATTCACCTGACCGAGGACTCGGGCAAGACGTCGGGCTTCTACCGCTACGTCGCCCCCCTCGGCGGTGATTACACCCGGCCGGGCGGCCGCCTGGAGATGCTCGCCGTGAAGGGTCGCCCCAAGTACGCCACCTACCGCGGCCAGAAGGTCGGCCGGTCCCTGACGGTCGCCTGGGTGCCGGTTGAGGACCCCGCCCCTGACAACGCCGACAGCGAGAGCGTCTTCAACCAGGGCTGGGAGCTCGGCGGGGCCGCGTTCGCCCGGCTCGAGGGCGCCTGGTGGGGCAACGGCGAGATCTACTTCAACTCCACCAGCGGCGGCGAGGCCGACAACGGGCAGGTCTGGGCTTACCGTCCGGCCGGCGGCTCGGACGGCCAGCTCACCCTGCTGTTCGAGTCCCCCGGCGCGGCGGTACTCGACAGCCCCGACAACATCACCGTCAGCCCGCGTGGCGGGATCGTGCTGTGCGAGGACGGCGGCGGGGACCAGTACCTGCGCGGCCTGACCCGCGACGGGCGGATCTTCGACCTCGCGGTCAACCTCGTCGACGGCAGCGAGTGGGCCGGCGCGACGTTCAGTCCTGACGGGCGGATCCTGTTCGTCAACACCCAGGGGACCACGAGAGGGCCGATACCGGCCGGTCCGGCCAACATCGGCCGGACCTACGCGATCTGGGGGCCGTGGGCGCGGGGCGCGCTGTAG
- a CDS encoding Xaa-Pro peptidase family protein has translation MDLTAPDLPDATLPDVDHRARRDRLRARLAADDVDALYVTHLPNVRWLTGFTGSSAAVLVAVDPALDLLVTDGRYVTQAAVEVPELERAVVRAGGHQRAVQRLAEAGAANVAFEASRLAWDRGERVRQEAAMHHLEPLPRRENVERLRAVKDPAELRALRAACAITDAAFVAILDTLRPGTAERQVATVLERTMVDLGAHRPSFDSIVASGPNAAVPHHRPTDRRLEPGDLVKIDFGAAYAGYHADMTRTIALGDPHPRLRDLHERVREAQAAGVAAATAQAEVGAVDRACRDPITAAGYGEQFVHPSGHGVGLEIHEWPTLVADGRALLQAGMTVTVEPGVYLAGIGGVRIEDTVAISAEGPPEVLTRSPRELLVL, from the coding sequence CTGGACCTCACCGCCCCGGATCTCCCCGACGCCACCCTCCCCGACGTCGACCACCGCGCACGCCGCGACCGGCTACGCGCCCGCCTCGCCGCTGACGACGTCGACGCTCTGTACGTCACACACCTGCCCAACGTGCGCTGGCTCACCGGGTTCACCGGTTCCAGCGCGGCGGTGCTGGTCGCCGTCGACCCGGCGCTGGACCTGTTGGTCACCGACGGTCGGTACGTCACCCAGGCGGCGGTCGAGGTCCCCGAACTGGAGCGCGCCGTCGTGCGCGCCGGCGGGCACCAACGGGCGGTGCAACGGCTGGCCGAGGCGGGCGCCGCGAACGTTGCCTTCGAGGCGTCCCGGCTGGCGTGGGACCGCGGCGAACGGGTCCGCCAGGAGGCCGCCATGCACCATCTCGAGCCGCTCCCGCGCCGCGAGAATGTCGAGAGGCTGCGGGCGGTGAAGGATCCGGCGGAGCTGCGGGCCCTGCGGGCAGCCTGTGCCATCACCGACGCCGCGTTCGTCGCCATCCTCGACACGCTGCGCCCCGGGACGGCCGAGCGGCAGGTCGCCACCGTCCTGGAACGGACGATGGTGGACCTCGGCGCGCACCGACCATCGTTCGACTCGATCGTCGCGTCCGGCCCCAACGCCGCCGTGCCCCACCACCGCCCGACCGACCGGCGGCTCGAACCAGGAGATCTCGTCAAGATCGACTTCGGCGCGGCCTACGCCGGGTACCACGCCGACATGACCCGCACGATCGCGCTGGGCGACCCCCACCCGCGACTGCGCGACCTGCACGAGCGGGTCCGCGAGGCACAAGCCGCGGGTGTGGCCGCAGCCACCGCACAGGCCGAGGTCGGGGCGGTCGACCGCGCGTGCCGGGATCCGATCACCGCCGCCGGGTACGGGGAGCAGTTCGTGCACCCATCCGGCCACGGCGTCGGCTTGGAGATCCACGAATGGCCCACCCTGGTCGCCGACGGCCGCGCGCTCCTGCAGGCCGGGATGACCGTCACGGTGGAACCGGGCGTTTACCTCGCCGGGATCGGCGGCGTGAGGATCGAGGACACCGTCGCGATCAGCGCCGAGGGCCCACCGGAGGTGCTCACCCGCTCGCCCCGCGAACTCCTGGTGCTGTGA
- the efp gene encoding elongation factor P — MVSTNNLKNGMTLIIDDKLVQVVDFQHVKPGKGGAFVRTRLKNVETGRVLDKTFRAGEDVEQAIIQKRELQFLYRDGDLFMFMDTTTFEQQAVPLDAIGEAANWFTEGDTIAVLDYEGRIVGVELSASVELEVTDTEPGVAGNTVQNATKAATLETGVEVQVPLFIDVGDRIKVDTRTGEYLSRS, encoded by the coding sequence ATGGTCTCCACCAACAACCTGAAGAACGGCATGACGCTGATCATCGACGACAAGCTGGTGCAGGTGGTGGATTTCCAGCACGTCAAGCCGGGCAAGGGCGGGGCGTTCGTGCGCACGAGACTGAAGAACGTCGAGACCGGCCGGGTGCTCGACAAGACTTTCCGCGCCGGCGAGGACGTCGAGCAGGCGATCATCCAGAAGCGCGAGCTGCAGTTCCTGTACCGCGACGGCGACCTGTTCATGTTCATGGACACCACCACCTTCGAACAGCAGGCCGTCCCCCTGGACGCCATCGGCGAGGCTGCCAACTGGTTCACCGAGGGCGACACCATCGCCGTCCTCGACTACGAGGGCCGCATCGTTGGTGTCGAACTGTCCGCCTCGGTCGAACTGGAGGTCACCGACACCGAACCTGGCGTCGCCGGGAACACCGTGCAGAACGCCACCAAAGCCGCCACACTGGAGACCGGGGTCGAGGTCCAGGTTCCGCTGTTCATCGACGTGGGCGACCGCATCAAGGTCGACACCCGTACCGGCGAGTACCTGTCGCGGTCCTGA
- a CDS encoding type II 3-dehydroquinate dehydratase produces MRILLLHGPNLSQLARRDPHHYGDLGLPALVDLAEEEAAAFDAELAHEQHEAEGALVARVHAAISDGTSALIINPGALTHYSYALRDALELLSIPTIELHLSNVHARERFRQRSVIAAACDGSIAGLGSLGYRLAVRAAVELAAQQAVAASSAPAASSAPAAVDGPRTSTGGAPR; encoded by the coding sequence CTGCGGATCCTGCTGCTGCACGGACCGAACCTGTCGCAGCTGGCCCGGCGTGATCCCCACCACTACGGCGACCTGGGCCTACCCGCGCTGGTCGATCTGGCCGAGGAGGAAGCCGCCGCGTTCGACGCCGAGCTCGCCCACGAACAGCACGAGGCGGAAGGCGCCCTGGTCGCCCGCGTCCACGCCGCCATCAGCGACGGCACCAGCGCGCTGATCATCAACCCGGGCGCGCTGACCCACTACAGCTACGCGCTCCGCGACGCGCTGGAGCTGCTGTCGATCCCGACGATCGAGCTGCACCTGTCCAACGTCCACGCCCGCGAGCGCTTCCGGCAGCGGTCGGTGATCGCCGCCGCCTGCGATGGGAGCATCGCGGGGCTGGGCTCGCTCGGCTACCGCCTCGCCGTCCGCGCCGCCGTCGAGCTCGCCGCACAGCAGGCGGTCGCAGCCAGCTCGGCGCCCGCAGCCAGCTCGGCGCCCGCAGCGGTGGACGGGCCACGAACGTCCACCGGGGGGGCCCCACGGTGA
- the pstC gene encoding phosphate ABC transporter permease subunit PstC, with translation MPQTQPQASAADVAPDEGRRQPSPLVRSRKRNGERVILGALWLCAAISVVTTLAIVVVLAVEASVFFRSVAVVEFLTDTRWTPFGNPGSPSFRVGVLPLVNGTLLVTGIALSVAVPLGLGAAAYLSEYARRGVRKTLKPFLEVLAGVPTVVLGYFALTFVTPQLRSIFGSDTVQVFNAASAGIVMGIMIIPTVASLSEDAMSAVPGDLRQAAYGLGATRRHVVVKVVFPAALSGIVSAVILAMGRAIGETMIVAIAAGNLPTMTIDPFDQIQTMTAYIVQAVTGEAPRGSLTYQSIFAVGGLLFVLTFALNLVAQRIVTRFREAY, from the coding sequence ATGCCTCAAACCCAACCGCAGGCGTCTGCCGCTGACGTGGCCCCGGACGAGGGACGCCGTCAGCCGTCGCCACTCGTTCGCTCGCGGAAGCGGAACGGGGAGCGGGTGATCCTTGGGGCCCTGTGGCTCTGTGCGGCGATCTCGGTGGTCACGACGCTCGCGATCGTGGTCGTGCTGGCCGTCGAGGCCAGTGTGTTCTTCCGAAGCGTCGCGGTGGTCGAGTTCCTCACCGATACACGATGGACGCCGTTCGGTAACCCTGGCAGTCCGTCGTTCCGCGTCGGGGTCCTACCGTTGGTGAACGGCACGCTGCTCGTGACCGGTATCGCCCTGTCGGTCGCGGTGCCGCTGGGACTGGGCGCAGCGGCGTACCTGTCGGAGTACGCGCGCCGCGGGGTCCGCAAAACGCTCAAACCGTTCCTCGAGGTTCTGGCGGGTGTTCCGACCGTGGTCCTCGGGTACTTCGCGCTGACGTTCGTCACCCCGCAGCTGCGATCCATCTTCGGGTCGGACACGGTTCAGGTCTTCAACGCCGCCAGCGCGGGCATCGTGATGGGGATCATGATCATCCCGACGGTGGCGTCGCTGTCCGAAGATGCGATGAGTGCGGTGCCAGGCGACCTGCGGCAAGCGGCCTACGGGCTGGGTGCCACCAGGCGGCACGTCGTCGTCAAGGTCGTGTTCCCCGCCGCGCTGTCGGGCATCGTCTCCGCGGTGATCCTCGCGATGGGCCGTGCGATCGGCGAGACGATGATCGTGGCCATCGCCGCCGGGAACCTTCCCACCATGACGATCGATCCGTTCGACCAGATACAGACCATGACGGCCTACATCGTGCAGGCCGTGACCGGCGAGGCGCCGCGGGGCAGTCTCACCTACCAGTCGATCTTTGCGGTAGGAGGTCTGCTGTTCGTGCTCACGTTCGCGCTGAACCTCGTCGCCCAGCGGATCGTGACCCGCTTCCGTGAGGCGTACTGA